TCTTTTATTCAATCCTTgttgaaaaagtaaaatgtTGTCCTCATACAGCCACGTAATAGCAAGAAggtttattttcaatacttattattaattatataaaaaaaaaatcgacCCCAGTGAGGGTTGAACTCACGATCTTGCGATTAACAGTCGCACGCCTTAACCAACTTGGCCATGGAGTCATCTTATTCATATCTGTGATATGTGATGTTGAAATAATATAACACACGTTAGTAGTAACGACTATGTTGTTGTAGATGAAACATTAGCAATTACTCAAAAGGGTAATCGCAAACTGAGATAAtggtggagtttgatgtaattgatgggattccattttttataaggcaataatattaggtatgtagatatactagaagttctcctcggggatttaggaatccataaaagggaatctgcaattctacataattctataaacattattatcatcgttttatatgttgttattcatttatcctattgcattatcaatccttgcgtttcagcttccactaatttagatgactatatctcatcatttgcgtcatcttctaacaccgtatatgataatatactagtagtatgaatactagttagtagatgatagttgatttatattacaacactAACTACACCTGAAACGAACTTAGTCTCTCTACTCAAAGCAGTAATAATATCCAACATATATTAATAGTAGTATTCTagaaaacaacaaacaGATGGTATACATAGATATAGAACAACAAGTTTGAATTTAGATCTGAAGTTCCACTAATACTTGGATAAGGAAGTGCGCTACATGAcattttaattttttgtaaaggCTTTTATTCTACAAATTATTGATGCTCACAACTTTCATGCAGAAAAACAAGTTACTAGTACTATGATATGATCTAACTATTGTCAAAATGAACCAGTATTCGCATTACTTGTTGAAATAAGTGACTACTgtttgaatgaaaatcaactatcgtctatcaactagtagtcatattactagtatattatcatatacggtgttagaagatgacataagttgcgagaagcggtcatcgaaataagtgaaAGCTGgaatgcaaggattgataatgtaataggataatgactgacaacatataaaatgacaatcaaagcatatacagaattatgtagaattgcagattcccttttatggattcctaaatccccgaggagaacttctagtatattctatataccaaataatattgcctttatcaacaatggaatcccaacaatcatctcaaaattcaccaagCTCTCAATTACAACtatacttttcttcatttaaATTAGGGTAGGTGATGACggacattctttaacatgatactaacAATGTTAggtaaatgaatacaaacattcttatgatgataccaattttattggagtaggcaaattctaataatggaatttactgcagtaatgagataaagatccATTAATTGACCAGAtcttagtatataagaagataaGCCATAGCCAAAAGCctatcatcaatgttccGAGTTATAtctgaaccattgggtttAATACAACCAACCAGCGTGtgtgtgttttatatgcctctcttatataaattaAGAAAGAGCGACTTATCCTTAATTATAAAACTTACTAAATcactaattatcaacagatgGCATAAAGATTGAGAAACTGTCATCGAGTTTAGTGTAAGTTGAAACGAAaagattgataatgtaacAGAATTATGAACGATTACctataaaacaaaagaagacaaaatATCTcattatgtagaattatcGACTCCCCTAAGTGGATTCTCATATATTCGGGGAGAAAGTCGCGTATGTtctatatacctctcttgAATAGTATAATAAAAGCTCATGAAAGTCTTGAAGTATCTTAAGTTAAACATACATAGAAAATAgattaatttttcactctCTATGATGTCataaaaacaacaacatcaGTTTAACAATATGCTAGGTAGTTCTAcgaattattatttttctttttcatgcAAGATTATAGGTCGTCAAAACTGCCTTGGATGGCGGTACTGGAGACCTTTTTCCGCTTATTCTGTaaaacaatttctttccaatCGTCCTGAATGTGCTCTTcctcatcattttcattaagTTCTTCTGCTTTCAATTCTTCCTCTATGGccttccttttcaaactcattttttcctttctttcgAGCTTTCGTTCTTTCGTCGATGTTTTATCTGACCAAgctatatttttcttcttcaattcacTTTTTAGCTTCTTTTTGTCATTTATTAggtttatatttttcaatgattctTGTCTCTCCTTTTCACGTTTTTTATCCTTATATCTGTATGCATCCATGTCAACTGGAGGATCTACCAGCCAATTTCCAGGGAAAATCCCTTCCTCATTTTCAGTGTTTAAGTACCTTGTTATTTCAGGCATTCGAGGAAGCCGGAAAAGACCATACATTTTTGCAATGCCAACATAATCTAACGACTGAAGTCTGAAAATTGAACTTGCGGaatgatttgaataatatttaATGAAGGCAACATATGCTTTAACACCTTTGTCAAATCTATCCCTATCTTCAAGTATCCAATCTTTAAAGTCCTCGTAAAAGTTTGCCGTGATTCcctttattttcaaatcaacttcttctaatTCCACATTTTTGACTTGCATAAAAGGAACGAAGTCCTCTTCTCTGCCTCTGTTAAGAAACGTGATAGCTTTACCCACCCTGTTCGCTCTACCAGTTCTACCACATCTATGCATGAACATGTCAGAATTGGTAGGAGGATCAAGCTGAATGACCAGGTCCACTTGGGGTATATCAATACCTCTAGCAGCTACATCCGTAGTGAATAAAACAGAGTTACTTAGCGAATTAGTGAATGCTGCTAAAGTCTTTGTTCTTGCTGACGTTTGAAGTTTTCCGTGCAAGGAGAACACTTCTACTTCATTGATCAGagtttttctctttgcTAAATGTTGGACAAATGAGTAGAAATAAGAAACTGATACACACGTTGGAAAATATACAATacttttcttgaacttaTAGTTATTCAAAATGCTAACCAAGAGTTGCAGTTTTTCCACAGGATTCACGACGCAGTAATTCATTTTCAGAGAGGAAGGTGCCtgattctttgaattcaCTGTAATCCTGACAGGATTCCTAAGTCCCGTCTTAAATATATCTGAACCTGCGCTACGCATAGTTGCGGAAAATAGGCCTGTTCTCCTTTGCTTTGGCAATAGCCTTAGAATCCTTTCGATATCTTTAATGAAACTCACATCCAATAACCTATCTGCTTCATCCAGAACCACCATACTACATGCTGAAGTCTTCACTGCCGGCATTTGCAAAAAGTCTAAAACTCTACCAGGTGTTCCAATTAAAATCTGAGGTCTATTCCGCAGAAAATCACTCACATCGTCTCTAACTGTAGCTTCATTGGTACCAATCAATAGTTGACATCTGATAGGGAACAAGTCGGAAGGATAGTGCTCCAGGAATGATAAAACAACAGACTCTATTTGGCGTGATAATTCTCTTGTTGGAGCAACAATTAAGGAATGAAATTGTGCCTTCTTGAATTTGGATGAGTTCGCTTCCTCCtttacaattttttctagtATAGGTATGACGAAGGCTGCAGTCTTACCTGAGCCTGTTACAGAATCTACGACCACATCTTTGTTGCCAGCAAGCATAGGAATTGTCGATGCTTGAACTGGGGTCATTGTTTCAAAACCCATGACATCCAGCCCTGTTCTTATCCAAGGAAGTAGAGAAAAATCGAGATTATCCCATTCTAATGATTTTGACATTGCATCCAATATTGTGGGTAGTTCTTTAGTTCTGTTTGTTTTTGCTAAATTTTAAATTGATGAGCTCATCCTGAAAACTTTACTTTTCTCTCagtggaaaatttttgaggCGAAAGCCGGCTCAGAGTTAGAATTTATTTAGGTTTCTATCTTGAAAAGTCGTATATTTAACCTTCATTTCCCTGTAGTAGTCATCATATTCCTTGAATGAGTGATTTCATTAGGAGAATAGTTACGAAAATGAAAGCGGTTTCAACAGGTACTAATATCATTGGTAACAATAAGAACTCAAGTTATGTAAACTGGTCCAAAGAACAACTAATACGAAGGATCACTGAGCTAGAAAATGCAAACAATCAAGACACTAATAAATCCCGTCACGTCGAAGATAGCAAGAAACGTAAGCTGTCGCAAGAACAGATAATTAAAAACAAGACGAAAAAGCCTTTAAAGAAGTTCGACTTTTCTAAACATAATACTAGATTCATCGCTTTGAGATTCGCCTATTTGGGCTGGAATTACAATGGGTTAGCtatacaaaaagaatatacgCCTTTACCTACAGTAGAGGGTACCATTTTGGAGGCTATGAATAAGTGTAAGCTTGTTCCATCGATGGTTTTACAAGACTATAATTTCAGCAGATGTGGTAGAACAGATAAAGGTGTGAGTGCGATGAGCCAAGTTATTTC
The DNA window shown above is from Saccharomyces mikatae IFO 1815 strain IFO1815 genome assembly, chromosome: 6 and carries:
- the SPB4 gene encoding ATP-dependent RNA helicase SPB4 (similar to Saccharomyces cerevisiae SPB4 (YFL002C); ancestral locus Anc_8.87), with the translated sequence MSKSLEWDNLDFSLLPWIRTGLDVMGFETMTPVQASTIPMLAGNKDVVVDSVTGSGKTAAFVIPILEKIVKEEANSSKFKKAQFHSLIVAPTRELSRQIESVVLSFLEHYPSDLFPIRCQLLIGTNEATVRDDVSDFLRNRPQILIGTPGRVLDFLQMPAVKTSACSMVVLDEADRLLDVSFIKDIERILRLLPKQRRTGLFSATMRSAGSDIFKTGLRNPVRITVNSKNQAPSSLKMNYCVVNPVEKLQLLVSILNNYKFKKSIVYFPTCVSVSYFYSFVQHLAKRKTLINEVEVFSLHGKLQTSARTKTLAAFTNSLSNSVLFTTDVAARGIDIPQVDLVIQLDPPTNSDMFMHRCGRTGRANRVGKAITFLNRGREEDFVPFMQVKNVELEEVDLKIKGITANFYEDFKDWILEDRDRFDKGVKAYVAFIKYYSNHSASSIFRLQSLDYVGIAKMYGLFRLPRMPEITRYLNTENEEGIFPGNWLVDPPVDMDAYRYKDKKREKERQESLKNINLINDKKKLKSELKKKNIAWSDKTSTKERKLERKEKMSLKRKAIEEELKAEELNENDEEEHIQDDWKEIVLQNKRKKVSSTAIQGSFDDL